The following are encoded together in the Aerococcus mictus genome:
- a CDS encoding dicarboxylate/amino acid:cation symporter — protein MFDLLALITILLLFFVLRWQASQGKSFTVRVLTATFLGIGAGLVFAGHTAYVGAIGTIYAHLLKAIVVPVLFFSIISTVSSLGNLKTLTTIGAKTIGVLSLHNVLASVTTIVVALTLGVGRNAHIDLPSNVEVKEVPTLTQAVINFFPQNIIEDAANNRVIPIIVFSLFVGIAILTYQNKAEIKAFTDFIDAGHQVIFKVAALITRFTPYAVLALLTDKVGGLNLASLGSLLLALATLYLVTLFHSSVTTGAIIGLLGRLNPWIYLKRFFSVWMIAFSTQSSVGSVPANVSAQKEMGVPEHIASFTSSIGTTFGMPGCAAAWPVLLAIFTINALGLDFGLLDYLYMVVVALLVSAGTVGVPGTATITATAMFTAIGLPVEMIIVLTPISAIADMARTATNVTASGSTGLLVARFEKVLNLDQYYDNDGQEGKAYANS, from the coding sequence ATGTTTGATTTATTGGCATTAATTACGATTCTATTATTATTCTTTGTCTTACGCTGGCAGGCGAGTCAGGGCAAATCCTTTACGGTGCGGGTATTGACCGCGACCTTTTTAGGAATCGGCGCTGGCTTGGTCTTTGCTGGTCATACGGCCTATGTGGGGGCGATTGGGACCATCTATGCTCATTTATTGAAGGCGATTGTGGTACCGGTCCTTTTCTTCTCCATTATCTCAACGGTTTCTTCATTAGGGAACCTAAAAACCTTAACCACAATTGGGGCTAAGACTATTGGCGTGCTTTCCTTGCACAATGTTTTAGCCTCAGTGACCACCATTGTTGTGGCTTTGACCTTAGGGGTAGGGCGTAACGCGCATATTGACCTCCCCAGCAATGTGGAAGTCAAGGAAGTTCCGACTCTCACACAAGCGGTGATTAATTTCTTCCCGCAAAATATTATTGAGGATGCAGCCAATAACCGGGTGATTCCCATTATTGTCTTTTCCTTATTTGTTGGGATTGCTATTCTGACTTATCAAAATAAGGCAGAAATTAAGGCCTTTACTGATTTTATCGATGCTGGCCACCAAGTGATCTTTAAGGTAGCGGCTTTGATTACCCGATTTACTCCCTATGCCGTTTTAGCGCTCTTAACGGACAAGGTCGGTGGTTTGAACTTAGCCTCTTTAGGGTCTTTATTATTAGCTTTAGCGACTCTCTACCTAGTCACTCTCTTCCATTCATCAGTGACCACTGGGGCAATTATTGGCCTCTTGGGTCGGCTGAATCCCTGGATCTATTTAAAACGTTTCTTCTCAGTGTGGATGATTGCTTTTTCGACCCAAAGTTCAGTAGGCTCGGTTCCTGCTAATGTTAGTGCCCAAAAGGAGATGGGGGTTCCAGAACATATCGCTTCCTTTACTTCTTCCATTGGGACTACCTTTGGCATGCCAGGCTGTGCCGCCGCTTGGCCGGTCCTCTTAGCTATCTTTACTATTAATGCTTTAGGGTTGGACTTTGGTCTACTTGATTATCTTTATATGGTGGTTGTTGCCCTCTTAGTATCAGCGGGGACAGTCGGCGTTCCCGGCACGGCGACCATAACCGCAACGGCTATGTTTACCGCTATTGGCCTACCGGTAGAAATGATTATTGTATTAACCCCAATTTCAGCCATTGCCGATATGGCTAGAACCGCAACCAACGTCACTGCTTCGGGGTCGACCGGACTTTTGGTTGCCCGCTTTGAAAAGGTCTTAAACCTTGACCAATACTATGACAATGATGGACAAGAAGGTAAGGCTTACGCAAATTCATAA
- a CDS encoding PH domain-containing protein translates to MAFNLNNLMQGALGNFSQKDQQELNEEYGDFLFKDEEIYSGYQLVRDAIIFTNIRIILVDKQGASGKKTAFRSLYLSHIVDVEMESAGLAFDDSEITITYLNNIYRRPREEDTQSLTFEFPKQTDILPLYRFLGNLVVENRREINQ, encoded by the coding sequence ATGGCTTTTAATTTGAATAACTTAATGCAAGGGGCCCTGGGAAACTTTTCCCAGAAAGACCAGCAAGAACTCAACGAAGAATATGGCGACTTCCTCTTTAAAGATGAAGAAATTTATTCCGGCTACCAATTGGTCCGGGACGCCATCATTTTTACTAATATTCGAATCATCTTAGTCGATAAACAAGGCGCTAGCGGGAAGAAAACTGCCTTCCGCTCCCTTTACCTCAGCCATATCGTTGATGTAGAAATGGAGAGTGCCGGCTTGGCCTTTGATGATAGTGAAATCACCATCACTTATCTCAATAACATTTACCGCCGTCCCCGTGAGGAAGATACCCAAAGCTTGACCTTTGAATTTCCTAAGCAAACTGACATCTTGCCACTCTACCGCTTCTTAGGTAACCTAGTCGTAGAAAATCGACGCGAGATTAACCAATAA
- the brnQ gene encoding branched-chain amino acid transport system II carrier protein codes for MTIKTKDILIIGFALFAIFFGAGNLIFPPYLGIVSGESWLSAALGFLTSDPFFPILGVLVTIYLGGRANDLGKRIHPQFGTVLAGIAIILIGPLFSVPRTGATTHEVFIQSLWPNIPIWLSSLVFFALTAYLALNPSKVINNIGKYLTPGILIILFFLVLVTLFNPPAAAAPSQISQPFAYGFKEGYQTMDALGASLMASIVMSELRARGYSDKKTQIKAGALVGLVAFVLLAVVYLSLTYAGSTVSSLMGANIDRTASFNGTVTAILGQWGHLIMGICVALACLTTAIGLTSAFSNFFVEVSKGRWSYQAITLVAVAIEFLISLLGTNQIIYLASFVLTTIYPIFMVLILFSVFDRKISYDLTYTGAVIGAGAVGLVQALAGTGLGVLESLFGPLAQFTYQLPLSQLGLEWLLPALLVAGAFSLYAAMKNKESASN; via the coding sequence ATGACAATAAAAACCAAAGACATTTTAATTATCGGCTTTGCCCTCTTTGCGATCTTTTTTGGCGCTGGGAATTTAATCTTTCCCCCTTACTTAGGGATCGTCAGTGGGGAAAGTTGGCTGAGTGCTGCCCTAGGCTTTCTCACCTCAGACCCTTTCTTTCCGATTTTAGGGGTCTTAGTTACCATCTACCTGGGAGGCCGGGCTAACGACCTGGGTAAGCGGATCCACCCTCAATTCGGGACTGTCCTAGCCGGAATCGCTATTATCTTAATCGGCCCCCTCTTTTCAGTACCGCGGACTGGAGCAACCACCCATGAGGTCTTTATCCAGTCGCTCTGGCCCAATATTCCGATTTGGCTAAGCAGCCTGGTTTTCTTTGCTTTGACCGCTTATCTAGCCTTAAATCCAAGTAAAGTAATTAATAATATCGGTAAATACCTTACCCCCGGGATCTTAATTATTCTCTTTTTCTTGGTCCTGGTTACCCTATTCAATCCGCCAGCAGCTGCAGCTCCCAGTCAAATTAGCCAACCTTTCGCCTATGGCTTTAAAGAAGGCTATCAAACCATGGATGCTCTAGGAGCCTCTTTAATGGCAAGCATCGTCATGTCAGAATTAAGGGCACGCGGCTACAGTGACAAGAAGACCCAGATCAAGGCCGGCGCCTTAGTCGGACTGGTTGCCTTTGTTCTCTTAGCTGTGGTTTACCTCTCCCTGACTTACGCTGGTTCAACGGTTTCCAGCTTGATGGGCGCGAATATCGACCGCACGGCCAGTTTCAATGGCACGGTAACCGCGATCCTAGGACAATGGGGGCACTTAATTATGGGAATTTGTGTCGCCCTCGCTTGTTTAACCACCGCAATTGGGCTCACCTCAGCCTTTAGTAACTTCTTTGTGGAAGTCTCCAAGGGACGTTGGTCCTACCAAGCCATCACCCTGGTAGCTGTCGCCATTGAATTTTTGATTTCTCTCTTAGGAACTAACCAGATCATTTACCTGGCTTCCTTTGTCTTAACCACCATCTATCCTATTTTCATGGTGCTGATTCTCTTCTCCGTCTTTGACCGAAAAATCAGCTACGACTTAACCTATACGGGAGCCGTTATTGGCGCTGGGGCCGTGGGACTGGTTCAAGCCTTGGCTGGCACTGGGCTAGGTGTGCTCGAAAGCCTCTTTGGCCCACTCGCCCAATTCACTTACCAGCTTCCTCTTAGTCAGCTGGGATTAGAATGGCTTCTGCCAGCATTATTAGTTGCTGGCGCCTTCAGTCTCTACGCTGCCATGAAAAATAAAGAGTCAGCAAGCAATTAA
- a CDS encoding DUF554 domain-containing protein, whose protein sequence is MAITGALVNAGLILLAGVLGRFFGHFIQDDLAKAINQVLGLSVVLIAIQGALTTKSIIVVILSMVVGVIIGQLMDIDGRLNRWGNRIQSRLAGPDPESQFAEGLVTAILITCVGAMGIVGAIQSGLYHDHATLFAKSILDFIIVLILGATYGMSPAFASLPILCYEGGIALLAQWLAPYLPEASLNELSAVGSLLIGVIGLSLFEVKDFKVSNMLPATFIPLILVPLFQYLGLY, encoded by the coding sequence ATGGCAATAACGGGCGCATTGGTGAATGCTGGCTTAATTTTACTAGCTGGTGTCTTGGGAAGGTTCTTTGGGCATTTTATCCAGGATGATTTGGCTAAGGCCATTAATCAGGTCTTGGGTCTGTCGGTGGTTTTGATTGCTATTCAAGGCGCCTTGACCACAAAGAGTATTATCGTCGTAATTTTATCCATGGTGGTGGGGGTCATTATAGGCCAGCTGATGGATATTGATGGCCGGCTTAACCGCTGGGGCAATCGGATTCAAAGTCGACTTGCAGGTCCAGACCCTGAGTCGCAATTTGCGGAAGGCTTAGTCACAGCGATTTTGATTACTTGTGTCGGTGCCATGGGGATTGTAGGAGCCATCCAATCTGGCCTATACCATGACCATGCCACCTTATTTGCGAAATCGATTTTGGACTTTATTATTGTCCTTATTCTTGGGGCAACCTATGGGATGAGTCCAGCCTTTGCCAGTCTACCGATTCTCTGTTATGAAGGGGGCATTGCTCTCTTAGCTCAGTGGCTAGCCCCTTACTTGCCGGAAGCCTCCCTCAATGAGTTATCAGCAGTTGGGTCTCTTCTGATCGGGGTGATTGGCCTTAGTCTTTTTGAGGTCAAAGATTTCAAAGTCTCGAACATGTTGCCAGCTACCTTCATCCCCCTGATCCTGGTTCCGCTCTTTCAATATTTGGGCTTATATTAA
- a CDS encoding dicarboxylate/amino acid:cation symporter — protein MTKRLEKRKIGLVPRIILAIILGIIVGRLPIVPEFVLQIFATFTTIFSDFLSFVIPFMIIGFVVQGIADLSHGAGKLLGITVLTSYISTVIGGLLAYLVASNLFPLFITSDLVDQLSQAGEGIKPLFTIPLEPFFDVTGAIIFAFMMGLGISWLRQHGRGKVLYEAFSDFGGIISQVLATIIVPLLPVYIFGNIANLAYTGTVFAILNVFWKVFICVLIMHLLYITFLFFVFGSYAGKNPIELIKNQIPGYMTALGTQSSAATIPVNVKCALKNGVSEGIANFVVPLCATIHLAGSIITITSCATTLLLIYDMPHGFLMMLGFILMLGVAMVAAPGTPGGAIMSALPFLPMIGIASQAMQQIMISLYITQDSFGTAANVSGDNAIAVFIDKIYQEKIKSSDQ, from the coding sequence ATGACCAAGCGTCTTGAAAAACGGAAAATTGGTTTGGTTCCTCGTATTATTTTAGCGATTATTTTAGGAATTATTGTGGGCCGTCTACCAATTGTTCCCGAATTTGTACTGCAGATTTTTGCAACTTTCACTACGATTTTTTCTGACTTCCTCAGCTTTGTGATTCCCTTTATGATCATCGGTTTTGTGGTCCAAGGGATTGCTGACTTGAGCCACGGGGCAGGGAAATTACTGGGGATAACGGTCTTAACCTCTTATATTTCGACTGTCATTGGTGGGTTACTAGCCTATCTGGTTGCCAGCAACCTCTTCCCTCTCTTCATTACTTCCGACCTGGTTGACCAACTCAGTCAAGCCGGTGAGGGGATCAAGCCCTTATTTACCATTCCCTTAGAACCTTTCTTTGATGTGACGGGAGCGATTATTTTTGCCTTTATGATGGGGCTGGGAATTTCCTGGTTACGCCAACACGGTCGCGGGAAAGTCCTCTATGAAGCCTTCAGTGACTTCGGTGGAATCATCAGTCAAGTGCTCGCTACCATTATTGTCCCCCTCCTACCGGTTTACATCTTTGGTAATATTGCCAACTTGGCCTACACGGGGACGGTCTTCGCGATTTTAAATGTCTTTTGGAAGGTCTTTATCTGCGTGTTGATTATGCATTTACTGTACATTACTTTCCTCTTCTTTGTCTTTGGCAGCTATGCCGGCAAGAATCCGATCGAACTCATCAAAAACCAAATTCCTGGCTACATGACTGCCCTAGGAACTCAATCCTCAGCCGCCACCATTCCAGTCAATGTTAAATGCGCTTTAAAGAATGGCGTTTCTGAAGGGATCGCTAACTTTGTAGTGCCACTCTGTGCGACTATTCATTTAGCAGGATCGATTATCACCATCACTTCCTGCGCAACGACCCTGTTATTAATTTATGATATGCCTCATGGCTTCTTGATGATGCTCGGCTTTATCTTAATGTTAGGGGTTGCTATGGTAGCTGCTCCAGGAACTCCTGGGGGGGCGATTATGTCTGCTCTACCTTTCCTACCCATGATTGGGATTGCCAGCCAGGCCATGCAACAAATTATGATATCCCTATATATTACCCAAGATAGCTTTGGAACTGCCGCTAATGTGTCTGGAGACAATGCCATCGCCGTCTTTATCGATAAAATCTACCAGGAAAAAATTAAGTCCAGTGACCAATAA
- a CDS encoding rhodanese-like domain-containing protein, with product MKEVTIEEFHKIVENEDDLNILDVRPRELYEEGHVPGAKHFPLSQIEDHLDELDKDKHYYAICHDGKGSKKASEILDENGFDVTNVEKGVPDYPGELEKA from the coding sequence ATGAAAGAAGTTACTATTGAAGAATTTCATAAAATTGTCGAGAATGAAGATGATCTTAACATTTTAGACGTTCGTCCACGCGAACTCTATGAAGAAGGTCACGTGCCTGGAGCCAAACATTTTCCTCTTTCACAAATCGAAGACCATCTTGATGAATTAGACAAAGACAAGCATTACTATGCGATTTGCCATGATGGCAAAGGCTCCAAAAAGGCCAGCGAAATTTTAGATGAGAACGGTTTTGATGTCACCAACGTTGAAAAAGGCGTTCCAGACTACCCAGGAGAACTGGAAAAAGCTTAA
- a CDS encoding NAD-dependent epimerase/dehydratase family protein produces MRIIVAGGDGFCGWPTALYLSKQGHDVAIVDNLVRRQYDKELNSNSITPIASLNERVDKWKELTGKAITVYQGDLNHYDFLSIVFKEFKPQAFVHYAEQRSAPYSMIDREHARYTQANNVLGNLNVLFAIHDYAPDCHLIKLGTMGEYGTPNIDIEEGWLEVEHKGRTDRMLYPKKPGSFYHLTKVHDSHNIEFACRSWGIRATDLNQGVVYGVNTQETAMDPVLYNRFDYDGIFGTVFNRFVVQTANGLPMSVYGKGGQTRGFINIEDTVRCIEIAALNPAERGEFRVFNQMTEQFSVMDMAHKVEKVAQEMGLNPVINHVDNPRVEEEEHYFNAVMTELKDLGLDPHYLTDEVTKNLLELAMENKDRAHQEVIMNSPSWK; encoded by the coding sequence ATGAGAATCATCGTAGCAGGCGGAGACGGATTTTGTGGTTGGCCTACCGCCTTATATCTATCCAAACAGGGTCATGATGTGGCGATTGTCGATAATTTAGTGCGTCGGCAATACGATAAGGAGCTCAACTCCAATTCCATCACGCCCATTGCCTCCCTCAACGAACGTGTTGACAAATGGAAAGAATTAACCGGTAAAGCTATTACTGTTTACCAAGGCGACTTAAATCACTATGACTTTCTTTCCATTGTCTTTAAAGAATTTAAACCTCAAGCTTTTGTTCACTATGCAGAACAACGCTCTGCCCCTTATTCCATGATTGACCGGGAACACGCCCGCTATACCCAAGCTAATAATGTCTTAGGAAACCTCAATGTCCTCTTTGCTATCCATGACTATGCCCCAGATTGCCACCTGATTAAATTAGGTACTATGGGAGAGTACGGGACGCCAAATATCGACATCGAAGAAGGCTGGTTAGAAGTTGAACATAAGGGCCGCACTGACCGCATGCTTTATCCTAAGAAGCCAGGCTCTTTCTATCATTTAACCAAGGTGCATGATTCTCATAATATTGAATTTGCCTGCCGGTCATGGGGGATTCGGGCAACTGACTTAAACCAAGGAGTGGTTTATGGGGTCAATACCCAAGAAACCGCTATGGATCCCGTTCTTTACAACCGCTTTGACTATGATGGTATCTTCGGGACAGTCTTTAACCGTTTTGTGGTCCAAACGGCCAATGGCTTACCAATGTCGGTTTATGGTAAGGGTGGTCAAACTCGGGGCTTCATCAATATTGAAGATACTGTTCGCTGTATTGAAATTGCCGCTCTTAATCCTGCTGAACGGGGAGAATTCCGCGTCTTTAACCAAATGACTGAACAATTCTCAGTCATGGATATGGCTCATAAGGTAGAAAAAGTGGCCCAAGAAATGGGCTTAAATCCTGTCATTAACCATGTCGATAACCCTCGAGTGGAAGAAGAAGAACATTATTTCAATGCGGTAATGACTGAGTTGAAAGACCTAGGCTTGGATCCACACTACTTAACCGATGAAGTGACCAAGAACCTGCTGGAACTGGCCATGGAGAATAAGGACCGTGCTCACCAAGAAGTGATCATGAATTCACCTTCCTGGAAATAA
- a CDS encoding glycosyltransferase family 4 protein, whose translation MKIVIITETFLPATDGVVTRLTHAIDYMLDCGHEVVIYAPEMEDMPIQYKEALIIPFKAVWFPFYRYRPWAIPTTDIQKQLAIDEPDIVHSVNPVGFAAAGIHYAVKMDIPLVASFHTNVPQYLSYYHLDVLSPVIWSYLRHWHNLAAANMVTSQAMYDLLADNAIENLVILPKGVDLDQRDPKFYSEHMRERLTADPKRDKLLLFVGRVAAEKEIDSLLPWLEQRDDVNLAIVGDGPEKEALEEKFAHLPVTFTGFLHGEELSAAYASADAFIFPSVSETLGLVITEAMASGLPVIAAESAPTKEQIKHLENGLIYQQGDKESLDQCLALLDQEEVVKNIVAKGQDYAQQFSWENASRAMVAVYESALEKQKKVE comes from the coding sequence ATGAAGATCGTTATAATCACGGAAACCTTTTTGCCGGCAACGGATGGGGTGGTGACCCGTTTAACCCATGCCATTGATTATATGTTGGATTGTGGTCATGAGGTGGTAATTTATGCTCCAGAGATGGAGGATATGCCCATACAATACAAGGAGGCTTTGATTATTCCTTTTAAAGCGGTCTGGTTTCCCTTCTATCGTTACCGGCCCTGGGCCATTCCAACCACTGATATTCAAAAGCAGTTAGCTATTGATGAGCCGGATATTGTGCATTCGGTTAATCCAGTAGGCTTCGCTGCTGCCGGAATCCACTACGCGGTCAAGATGGACATCCCTTTGGTGGCGAGTTTCCATACCAACGTTCCCCAATATCTCTCTTATTATCATTTGGATGTGTTGTCTCCAGTCATCTGGTCTTATTTGCGCCACTGGCATAATTTAGCCGCGGCGAATATGGTGACCAGTCAGGCCATGTATGATTTACTGGCTGACAATGCTATTGAGAACTTGGTCATTTTGCCTAAGGGAGTGGACCTTGACCAACGTGATCCTAAATTTTATTCAGAGCACATGCGGGAGCGTTTGACGGCTGACCCCAAGCGGGACAAATTATTGCTCTTTGTGGGCCGGGTTGCTGCGGAAAAGGAGATCGATAGCTTACTCCCTTGGTTAGAGCAACGTGATGATGTTAACTTAGCTATTGTAGGTGATGGCCCAGAAAAAGAAGCCTTGGAGGAAAAATTTGCCCATCTACCGGTGACTTTTACCGGTTTCTTGCATGGCGAAGAACTGTCAGCAGCCTATGCCAGTGCGGATGCCTTTATCTTTCCCTCGGTTAGTGAAACCTTGGGCCTAGTGATTACTGAAGCCATGGCTTCGGGACTGCCAGTGATTGCTGCTGAATCAGCTCCAACTAAGGAACAAATTAAGCACTTAGAAAATGGACTCATTTATCAACAAGGGGATAAGGAATCCTTAGACCAATGCTTGGCGCTCTTAGACCAAGAAGAGGTCGTAAAAAATATTGTAGCTAAGGGGCAAGACTACGCCCAGCAGTTTTCCTGGGAAAATGCTTCCCGGGCCATGGTGGCTGTCTATGAGTCTGCCTTAGAAAAACAGAAAAAAGTAGAGTAA
- a CDS encoding HdeD family acid-resistance protein: MKENKWEFSQLISGILWILAGTAFILWQGQALLGLNSLVAWVIGLQGIFRILAQVFFDKNAGGAKNRIFQLFVALGQVVVAFIMLSFPISSTYFLMRVIGIYQLLMGLVSFVSYCLMRLDHVPGRLKRLLFALVHLIFALASLFLPIQDHNVLFWLGLYLVFIGLTYISDARTSLPSRSQDQKIKRRFRFPVSIVFNLLEPNRLANKLNHFIRQEVEDELAFGTAYQDYMEENETGAVDSLQVLVQTSNAHLDLIGHLNIAYHGTVYSYGNHDVDSGHLFRSIGDGVLCKIDHQKSIEFELANGITIFEYDIQLNQRQKEALEAKLAQIDDLLIPWSPKTESQWDSFGGRLKRATDCDMFKFKAGQYKTYFVFGSNCVLFCDEIIGSIGLDQFLMVGVMTPGTYFDYFNKQYEKGSTPVINRRIYSTDLLQFTQLDKLKDR, translated from the coding sequence GTGAAAGAAAATAAATGGGAGTTTTCTCAGCTGATCTCGGGAATTCTTTGGATATTAGCCGGGACCGCCTTTATCTTGTGGCAGGGACAGGCTTTATTAGGCTTGAATAGTTTGGTGGCTTGGGTCATTGGCTTACAAGGGATTTTTCGTATATTAGCCCAAGTGTTTTTTGACAAGAATGCTGGTGGGGCCAAGAACCGTATTTTTCAGCTCTTTGTTGCTTTAGGACAGGTTGTCGTCGCTTTTATTATGCTGTCTTTCCCTATTTCATCGACCTACTTTTTGATGCGGGTGATTGGGATTTACCAACTATTAATGGGCTTGGTGTCCTTTGTAAGTTACTGCTTAATGCGGCTCGACCATGTGCCTGGCCGACTTAAGCGGCTCTTATTTGCCTTGGTCCATTTGATTTTTGCTTTGGCGAGTTTGTTTTTGCCTATCCAAGACCATAATGTCCTCTTCTGGTTAGGCCTTTACCTGGTCTTCATTGGACTGACTTATATCTCTGATGCTAGGACCAGCTTGCCGAGTCGAAGTCAAGATCAGAAGATTAAGCGGCGCTTTCGTTTTCCAGTGTCTATTGTGTTTAACCTATTAGAGCCTAATCGTTTGGCCAATAAGTTAAATCATTTTATCCGTCAAGAGGTAGAAGATGAGCTGGCCTTTGGTACGGCTTATCAGGATTATATGGAAGAAAATGAGACTGGTGCGGTTGATAGCCTGCAAGTCTTGGTCCAAACCTCCAATGCCCATCTAGACTTGATCGGTCATTTAAATATTGCCTACCATGGAACGGTTTATTCTTATGGTAATCACGACGTCGATTCGGGGCACTTGTTTCGTTCAATTGGGGACGGCGTCTTATGTAAGATCGACCACCAAAAAAGCATTGAGTTTGAATTGGCCAATGGGATTACGATTTTTGAATATGATATTCAATTAAACCAGCGTCAAAAGGAAGCTTTGGAAGCCAAATTAGCTCAAATCGATGACTTACTCATTCCCTGGTCACCGAAAACTGAGAGTCAGTGGGATTCCTTTGGCGGACGCTTAAAACGCGCCACCGATTGCGACATGTTTAAGTTTAAAGCCGGCCAGTATAAGACTTATTTTGTCTTTGGGAGTAATTGTGTCCTCTTCTGTGATGAAATTATTGGTTCTATTGGCTTGGACCAATTTCTGATGGTGGGAGTGATGACTCCGGGGACCTATTTTGACTATTTTAATAAGCAATATGAGAAAGGCTCCACACCGGTCATTAATCGGAGAATTTATTCCACTGACTTATTGCAATTTACCCAGCTAGATAAATTGAAAGATCGATAA
- a CDS encoding NUDIX hydrolase N-terminal domain-containing protein — MEEDKLVEIAIELQSIAQAGLHYGRDDFDRERYQRIRDIAAEIMAEKAQLNWQEVQDLFCGDEGYQTPKVDTRAAIIQDDEILLVKERNGLWSLPGGWCEMNMSPMENTIKEAQEEAGRKVRVKSVIAVQDRDKHNQPPYAYSIVKIFYLCEDLGGHYQENIETSASQYFKADQLPELDPERTTAEQIAMCFQAYQSENWQTQFD, encoded by the coding sequence ATGGAAGAAGATAAATTAGTTGAGATTGCTATCGAATTACAAAGTATTGCCCAGGCCGGCTTGCATTACGGGCGGGATGATTTCGACCGGGAACGTTATCAAAGGATTCGCGATATTGCGGCAGAGATTATGGCTGAGAAAGCTCAGCTCAATTGGCAAGAAGTCCAAGACCTCTTTTGTGGGGATGAGGGTTATCAAACCCCGAAAGTGGATACTCGGGCAGCTATTATCCAAGATGATGAGATTTTATTAGTGAAGGAACGCAATGGTCTATGGTCCTTACCTGGCGGCTGGTGTGAGATGAATATGTCTCCCATGGAAAATACCATCAAGGAGGCCCAGGAAGAAGCTGGGCGTAAGGTGAGGGTGAAGTCGGTCATCGCTGTCCAAGACCGCGACAAACATAACCAACCGCCTTATGCTTATAGCATTGTAAAAATATTTTATCTGTGTGAGGACTTGGGTGGTCATTACCAAGAGAATATTGAAACCAGTGCCAGTCAGTATTTTAAAGCCGACCAATTGCCGGAACTGGACCCAGAACGAACTACCGCAGAACAAATTGCTATGTGTTTTCAAGCTTACCAAAGTGAGAACTGGCAGACCCAGTTTGATTAA
- a CDS encoding plasmid mobilization protein, with protein sequence MTEDKKRPRGRPATGRKRYKTLNMKFTEEERMYLKNQAKIHDLTLSDYFLTIAKEYEKKH encoded by the coding sequence ATGACAGAAGATAAGAAAAGACCTCGTGGCCGCCCAGCAACAGGGCGGAAGCGCTATAAAACTTTGAATATGAAATTCACGGAAGAAGAAAGAATGTACTTAAAAAATCAAGCAAAAATACATGATCTTACCTTATCTGACTATTTTCTAACAATAGCCAAGGAATATGAAAAGAAGCATTAG